In the genome of Gemmatimonadota bacterium, one region contains:
- the gyrB gene encoding DNA topoisomerase (ATP-hydrolyzing) subunit B has translation MAKEENGANGNHDYGADSITVLKGLEAVRKRPGMYIGSTGENGLHHLVYEVVDNSIDEALAGHASRIDVTIHRDNSITVTDDGRGIPVDIHPTEGIPGVELALTVLHAGGKFDKNSYKVSGGLHGVGVSVVNALSEKLTVTVDREGARHQMSFVRGHTTQKLTVIGMAAGTGTTVHFKPDPEIFNVLEFSWTTLADRLRQLAFLNGGINIILTDERDEIPKTETFYFKGGLVEFVTWLNRNKKTLHPKPVHFSATRDDVDVDIALQYEEGYNENTFTFVNNINTHEGGTHLTGFRSALTRTINEVAKKSTAMKKETFTLSGDDAREGLTCVLHVKVREPQFEGQTKTKLGNGEVEGIVRAVVNEHLGQFLEENPAVGRAIVEKAVSSARAREAARKARDLVRKKSGLENAVLPGKLADCSLDDPSLCEIYLVEGDSAGGSAKQGRNRSFQAILPLRGKILNVERARIDKILGNEEIRAMITAIGCGVREDFKIEEARYHKIILMTDADVDGAHIRTLLLTFFFRQMPELIEAGYIYIAQPPLYRVAKGREEYYAYTEEERDAFAKRLESSKGNVMSQRYKGLGEMNPEQLWKTTMDPDARTILRVTLEDAVEASKLFDELMGDDVEPRRLFIEANAKFVSVLDV, from the coding sequence ATGGCGAAGGAAGAGAACGGCGCGAACGGCAATCACGATTACGGCGCAGACAGCATCACGGTCCTCAAGGGCCTCGAGGCCGTCCGCAAGCGTCCCGGGATGTACATCGGGTCCACCGGTGAGAACGGCCTCCATCACCTCGTCTACGAGGTCGTCGACAACTCGATCGACGAAGCGCTGGCGGGTCACGCCAGCCGGATCGACGTCACGATTCATCGCGACAACTCGATCACCGTCACCGACGACGGTCGCGGCATTCCCGTCGACATCCACCCGACCGAGGGAATTCCCGGCGTCGAACTGGCCCTGACGGTGCTCCACGCCGGCGGCAAGTTCGACAAGAATTCCTACAAGGTCTCGGGCGGCCTCCACGGCGTCGGCGTCTCCGTGGTCAACGCCCTGTCGGAGAAGCTCACGGTCACGGTCGACCGCGAGGGAGCCCGGCACCAGATGTCGTTCGTCCGCGGGCACACCACGCAGAAGCTGACCGTGATCGGAATGGCGGCGGGCACCGGCACCACGGTGCACTTCAAGCCCGACCCCGAAATCTTCAACGTGCTCGAGTTCTCGTGGACGACGCTGGCCGACCGTCTGCGGCAGCTCGCCTTCCTCAACGGTGGCATCAACATCATCCTCACCGATGAGCGGGACGAAATCCCGAAGACCGAGACCTTCTACTTCAAGGGCGGTCTGGTCGAGTTCGTGACCTGGCTCAACCGGAACAAGAAGACGCTGCACCCCAAGCCGGTGCACTTCTCGGCCACGCGTGATGATGTCGATGTCGACATCGCCTTGCAGTACGAGGAAGGCTATAACGAGAACACCTTCACCTTCGTGAACAACATCAATACCCACGAAGGCGGGACCCACCTCACCGGCTTCCGCTCGGCGCTCACGCGCACGATCAACGAAGTCGCCAAGAAGTCGACCGCGATGAAGAAGGAAACCTTCACGCTCAGCGGCGACGACGCGCGCGAAGGACTCACCTGCGTCCTGCATGTGAAGGTCCGCGAGCCGCAGTTCGAAGGGCAGACCAAGACCAAGCTCGGCAACGGCGAGGTCGAGGGCATCGTCCGCGCCGTCGTCAACGAGCACCTCGGGCAGTTCCTCGAGGAGAATCCGGCGGTGGGCCGGGCGATCGTCGAGAAGGCGGTGTCCTCGGCGCGCGCGCGTGAGGCGGCCCGCAAGGCTCGCGATCTTGTCCGCAAGAAGTCCGGCCTCGAGAATGCGGTGTTGCCGGGCAAGCTCGCTGACTGCTCGCTCGACGACCCGTCGCTCTGCGAGATCTACCTGGTCGAGGGTGACTCGGCCGGCGGCTCGGCCAAGCAGGGGCGCAACCGCTCGTTCCAGGCGATCCTGCCATTGCGCGGCAAGATCCTGAACGTCGAGCGGGCGCGGATCGACAAGATTCTCGGCAATGAGGAAATCCGCGCGATGATCACGGCCATCGGCTGTGGTGTGCGCGAGGATTTCAAGATCGAGGAGGCGCGCTACCACAAGATCATCCTGATGACGGACGCCGACGTCGACGGCGCCCACATCCGGACGCTGCTGCTGACCTTCTTCTTCCGGCAGATGCCGGAGCTGATCGAGGCGGGCTACATCTACATCGCACAGCCGCCCCTCTACCGCGTCGCGAAGGGGCGTGAGGAGTACTACGCCTACACCGAGGAAGAGCGGGACGCGTTCGCCAAGCGGCTCGAGAGCTCCAAGGGCAACGTGATGAGCCAGCGCTACAAGGGTCTCGGCGAAATGAATCCCGAGCAGCTCTGGAAGACCACGATGGACCCGGACGCCCGCACCATCCTCCGGGTGACCCTCGAGGACGCCGTCGAGGCATCGAAACTCTTCGACGAACTGATGGGCGACGACGTCGAACCGCGACGCCTGTTCATCGAGGCGAACGCGAAGTTCGTGAGTGTGCTGGACGTGTAG